One Staphylococcus ratti DNA segment encodes these proteins:
- a CDS encoding type I toxin-antitoxin system Fst family toxin encodes MLEILVHITATIISGCIVALFTHWLRTRDNKKK; translated from the coding sequence ATGTTAGAAATCCTTGTTCACATCACGGCCACCATCATCAGTGGTTGTATTGTTGCGTTATTTACGCACTGGCTACGTACGCGTGACAATAAGAAAAAATAG
- a CDS encoding DUF2316 family protein: protein MSLTDTQRQTTRAELYAHYEDSHLSLEGLATLLGTSPKEVRDILDMKMQHTSETLFYNRLNTLIDLLNTNIIRNGGTPAPYTFLKF from the coding sequence ATGTCACTGACTGACACACAACGTCAAACTACTCGGGCGGAATTATACGCACACTATGAAGATTCACATTTGAGCTTAGAAGGCCTTGCTACATTACTTGGAACAAGTCCAAAAGAAGTGCGCGATATTCTAGATATGAAAATGCAGCACACCTCTGAAACGTTATTTTACAATCGACTTAACACTTTAATAGATTTACTTAATACAAACATTATTCGAAATGGTGGCACGCCTGCCCCATACACTTTTCTTAAATTTTAA
- the cls gene encoding cardiolipin synthase encodes MQLIFDPSVNLFYRVFLGSFFVINLVLAFFIIFMERDRREATATWAWLLLLFVVPVLGFFLYLFFGRAVRMKSTKEDTGGEIEDARSRVMEQKRLFTNKTFKTNNPVVEKQSDLVEMMLTREASFLSENNHVHIFTDGHDLFERMKQDLRAAKQYIHMEFYIINLDGLGTEILEILKDKAREGLEVKLLYDAVGSKQLRKGKMKGLVEAGVSIEAFFHAKIIPFVNFRVNNRNHRKNLIIDGDIGYVGGFNIGDEYLGLDKKLGYWRDTHLRIQGDGVDALQLGFIHDWNSQVSEDRKLEYDQRYFPKNARKDGHVAMQLGLSGPNNAWHQLEFAYMKMIMNAKQSIYMHTPYFVPELGFVNALRIAAKSGVEVNLIVPNKPDQPFVHWATLTTVAQLMYDGVNVYTYEKGFIHSKMMVIDGEVASVGSANMDERSFKLNFEVNALIYNQDLSKKLIQAFEQDVKNSKKLTPERYEARSNWVKFKQSIAKLVSPIL; translated from the coding sequence ATGCAATTAATATTTGATCCGAGTGTGAATTTATTTTATCGGGTATTTTTAGGTTCATTCTTTGTGATTAATTTAGTGCTCGCATTTTTTATCATTTTTATGGAGCGTGACCGCCGAGAAGCTACCGCAACTTGGGCGTGGTTACTACTACTTTTTGTTGTGCCAGTCTTAGGCTTCTTTCTTTATCTGTTCTTTGGACGTGCTGTTCGAATGAAGAGCACGAAAGAGGATACAGGTGGAGAAATTGAAGATGCCCGTTCTCGAGTAATGGAACAAAAGAGGCTATTCACAAATAAGACATTTAAAACGAATAATCCGGTTGTTGAAAAGCAATCAGATTTGGTGGAAATGATGTTAACACGTGAAGCGTCATTTTTAAGTGAAAACAATCATGTACATATTTTTACTGATGGTCACGATTTGTTTGAACGTATGAAGCAAGATTTACGAGCTGCCAAACAATACATTCATATGGAATTTTATATTATTAATTTGGATGGATTAGGGACAGAAATTCTTGAAATTTTAAAAGATAAAGCCCGGGAAGGTTTGGAGGTAAAATTACTCTATGATGCGGTGGGTTCTAAGCAACTTCGCAAAGGAAAAATGAAAGGGCTTGTTGAAGCAGGCGTTTCTATCGAAGCTTTTTTCCATGCGAAGATTATCCCGTTTGTTAATTTCCGTGTTAATAACAGAAATCACCGAAAAAATCTTATTATCGACGGGGACATTGGTTATGTCGGCGGATTCAATATTGGTGATGAATATTTAGGTTTAGATAAAAAACTTGGCTATTGGCGTGATACGCATCTTCGTATTCAAGGGGATGGCGTGGATGCATTACAATTAGGATTTATTCATGACTGGAATTCACAAGTTTCAGAAGATAGAAAACTTGAATACGACCAACGTTACTTTCCTAAAAATGCGCGAAAAGATGGTCATGTGGCGATGCAGCTCGGTTTGAGTGGGCCGAACAATGCATGGCATCAATTGGAATTTGCATATATGAAAATGATTATGAATGCCAAACAGTCCATTTATATGCATACGCCTTATTTTGTACCAGAATTAGGGTTTGTTAATGCGCTTCGCATTGCGGCGAAATCAGGTGTGGAAGTTAATTTAATTGTACCGAATAAACCAGACCAACCTTTTGTGCATTGGGCAACTTTAACGACAGTTGCGCAGCTAATGTATGACGGTGTGAACGTTTATACGTATGAAAAAGGGTTTATTCATTCTAAAATGATGGTAATTGATGGAGAAGTCGCATCTGTTGGATCTGCAAATATGGATGAACGAAGCTTTAAATTAAATTTTGAGGTGAATGCGTTGATTTATAACCAAGACCTTTCTAAAAAACTTATTCAAGCATTTGAACAAGACGTTAAAAATTCTAAAAAGCTCACGCCAGAGCGTTATGAAGCACGTTCGAATTGGGTAAAATTCAAACAATCTATCGCCAAGCTCGTCTCTCCTATTTTATAA
- a CDS encoding response regulator transcription factor — translation MNNKILIIEDDKDIQELIHLSLTSQHIGEADCASTFSEALKYLQSHTYDVILLDLNLHSESGYELLNEVDLTQTKVLIATAKDTSYDVYRGFEEGAVDYIKKPFDPMELAYRVKIHLKPKRNHLYQFKHLKVNFHTAEVWVQDEPTNLTAREYDLLEYFISNPNRILSKEQLYAQVWGYETGVDDNTLMVHIRTLRKKVELTPNTPQLIQTARGKGYIYRGQMNE, via the coding sequence ATGAATAATAAAATACTAATTATTGAAGATGATAAAGATATTCAAGAATTAATCCACTTATCCCTCACATCTCAACATATTGGTGAGGCAGATTGCGCAAGCACATTTAGTGAAGCGCTCAAATATTTACAATCTCATACATATGATGTGATTTTACTGGACTTAAACTTACATTCTGAAAGTGGTTATGAATTACTTAACGAAGTAGACTTAACACAAACAAAAGTGCTTATTGCTACTGCTAAAGATACAAGTTATGACGTATATCGTGGCTTTGAAGAAGGGGCTGTAGATTACATTAAAAAGCCTTTTGATCCGATGGAGCTTGCTTATCGTGTGAAAATCCATCTTAAACCTAAACGTAATCACTTATATCAATTCAAACATCTTAAAGTTAATTTCCATACCGCTGAAGTATGGGTTCAAGATGAACCAACTAATCTAACTGCTCGTGAGTATGACTTACTTGAATATTTCATTAGCAACCCTAACCGCATACTAAGTAAGGAGCAATTGTATGCTCAAGTTTGGGGCTATGAAACAGGTGTCGATGATAATACATTAATGGTGCATATTCGTACATTACGTAAAAAAGTAGAATTGACGCCTAATACACCACAGCTTATCCAAACTGCACGAGGTAAAGGTTACATTTATAGAGGGCAAATGAATGAATAA
- a CDS encoding antibiotic biosynthesis monooxygenase family protein: protein MEILDVNKNYRIRFEDSIYIDKNNETKAYTIISSSGEAKENCLVVLNYIKVLEGHAEAFEQECIEKDSGMESLEGFQSFHFLRPINVQDHYVVITLWKDAHYFNAWIKSERYQKAVQEVIHSNVVNRYLTYRIKFYDQAFKRH from the coding sequence ATGGAAATACTTGATGTTAACAAAAATTATCGTATTCGCTTTGAAGATAGCATTTATATAGATAAAAATAATGAAACGAAAGCATATACCATCATTTCAAGCTCTGGAGAAGCTAAAGAAAATTGTTTAGTGGTATTGAATTATATTAAAGTTTTAGAAGGACATGCTGAAGCATTTGAACAAGAATGTATTGAAAAAGATTCTGGAATGGAAAGTTTAGAAGGTTTCCAGTCTTTTCATTTTTTAAGACCAATTAATGTGCAAGATCATTATGTGGTCATTACATTGTGGAAAGATGCACACTACTTTAATGCTTGGATTAAGTCAGAGCGTTACCAAAAAGCAGTGCAAGAAGTGATTCATTCCAATGTGGTTAATCGTTATTTAACCTACAGAATTAAGTTTTATGATCAAGCATTTAAACGACATTAG
- a CDS encoding sensor histidine kinase, which produces MNKRFVLKFAKYMSLYFLITTTLAIIGFIVFVYLSSKPSHISQLDNIELELYPPYSPQRVEVPKPILELAKQNEADVYVTKLNGEIVYPHDIHANIKSRLIKNAYQSHSIKYKYGTEHYYFVFIYRQGENPNIVNGKEIDVHKLLESMRSNGLNPYEFNINNGHLTFYANSGVDQTDSGLMQKQVQAIFLSWVAIFIANIVSILIISWLIARRLSQPLFYYSRWIQNLSKGKLHQPDARIKNRERTRQTYEELDDAIFTLNKQLVKDRFYHDQIQYYKTKWISQISHDLKSPLTSIYGFSKLVRGATETDQQHLKLISEKADYIREVIDNLSAQFKFETEQMAHHRESFEIQSTVERVISTLGFEKITTVFNFSKEMTFYGNKLYFERMLFNLINNSLDHNAINPNIHLAFKLDDTHLKIDYKDDGKGLPSYKLDELIQKSYTSKKDKSEHGIGLSIIKDAVKFHQGELTLVPSQKGAHFKIHLPTQTQ; this is translated from the coding sequence ATGAATAAACGCTTCGTCTTAAAATTTGCGAAATACATGTCTTTATATTTCTTAATTACGACGACGTTAGCAATTATTGGTTTTATCGTTTTTGTCTATTTATCTTCAAAACCTTCACATATCAGTCAATTGGACAATATTGAGTTAGAGCTTTATCCACCTTATTCTCCTCAACGTGTGGAAGTTCCAAAGCCTATTCTTGAATTAGCCAAACAAAACGAAGCTGATGTATATGTGACGAAATTGAACGGTGAGATTGTATATCCTCATGATATTCATGCCAATATCAAATCTCGATTAATTAAAAATGCGTACCAATCGCATTCCATTAAATATAAATACGGAACAGAGCATTATTACTTTGTTTTTATCTATAGACAAGGTGAAAATCCTAATATTGTGAATGGTAAAGAGATCGATGTTCATAAACTGCTTGAAAGTATGCGTTCTAACGGTCTTAACCCTTATGAATTTAATATTAATAACGGACACCTTACTTTTTATGCTAATAGCGGTGTCGATCAAACTGATTCCGGCTTAATGCAAAAACAAGTCCAAGCCATCTTCTTAAGTTGGGTAGCCATTTTTATCGCTAATATTGTTTCCATCCTCATTATTTCATGGTTGATTGCACGTCGCTTATCCCAACCACTCTTTTATTATTCGCGTTGGATTCAAAACTTAAGTAAAGGAAAATTACATCAACCTGATGCGCGTATTAAAAACCGTGAACGGACACGACAAACTTATGAAGAACTTGATGATGCTATTTTCACACTCAATAAACAACTTGTAAAAGACCGTTTTTACCATGATCAAATTCAATATTATAAAACAAAATGGATTTCACAAATTTCACATGATTTGAAATCCCCACTGACATCTATTTACGGCTTTTCTAAACTCGTTCGAGGCGCCACAGAAACAGATCAACAACACCTTAAACTGATTTCAGAAAAAGCAGATTATATTCGAGAAGTCATTGATAATTTAAGCGCCCAGTTTAAATTCGAAACCGAGCAAATGGCCCATCATCGAGAAAGTTTCGAAATTCAATCTACCGTTGAACGCGTCATTTCGACGCTAGGTTTTGAAAAAATAACGACAGTGTTCAATTTCTCTAAAGAAATGACATTCTACGGCAATAAACTTTATTTTGAACGCATGTTATTTAACTTAATTAACAATAGTTTAGATCATAATGCCATTAACCCAAACATTCATCTTGCGTTCAAATTAGACGATACGCATTTGAAAATTGATTACAAGGATGATGGTAAAGGACTACCTTCATATAAACTTGATGAACTTATCCAAAAATCTTACACATCTAAAAAAGACAAATCTGAGCATGGTATCGGTTTGTCTATAATCAAAGATGCAGTTAAATTCCATCAAGGCGAATTAACATTAGTCCCTTCACAAAAAGGGGCGCATTTCAAAATTCATTTACCAACACAAACACAATAA